In a single window of the Prochlorococcus marinus str. AS9601 genome:
- the ribD gene encoding bifunctional diaminohydroxyphosphoribosylaminopyrimidine deaminase/5-amino-6-(5-phosphoribosylamino)uracil reductase RibD encodes MTEKNVSHIKWMKRAIFLASLGKNTTSPNPRVGAVIIDKNGKLIAEGFHYKAGMPHAEAMAFNNLKKDPKGGSIYVNLEPCCHQGRTPPCVDKVISSGIKKAYISIEDPDARVAGKGIKLLEEAGIQVHLGLCKKESLDLNNAFIHRNITNKAFGVFKWAMSIDGRIALKNGKSKWITNEESRALVHSFRSEFDAIIIGGNTLRRDNPLLTTRGLKNPEPLRVVFTKSLDLPTKSNLWDCNKAKTLVIYDSSTANESYLNRIPKSVEIEKVSSDNPELISKILAKRGCNKVLWECGPRLATAAIKSNCIQEIITFIAPKILGGENSMNPLGDFEFGEMHEIIKLSESQHSLIGDDICVKGSLKN; translated from the coding sequence ATGACTGAAAAAAATGTAAGCCATATAAAATGGATGAAAAGAGCAATCTTTTTGGCTTCTTTAGGAAAAAATACAACGAGTCCTAACCCTAGGGTGGGAGCAGTGATAATTGATAAGAATGGAAAGCTTATTGCAGAAGGATTTCATTACAAGGCTGGCATGCCCCATGCTGAAGCGATGGCTTTTAATAATTTAAAAAAAGATCCCAAAGGTGGATCAATTTATGTAAATCTTGAACCTTGCTGTCACCAAGGTAGAACACCGCCATGTGTAGATAAAGTGATATCCTCGGGGATAAAAAAGGCTTATATATCTATTGAAGACCCTGATGCAAGAGTCGCTGGTAAAGGTATTAAACTGTTAGAAGAAGCTGGAATACAAGTTCATTTAGGATTATGTAAAAAGGAATCCTTAGATTTAAATAACGCTTTCATTCATAGGAATATTACTAACAAGGCATTTGGAGTTTTTAAATGGGCAATGAGTATTGATGGGAGAATAGCTTTAAAAAATGGAAAAAGTAAATGGATTACTAATGAAGAATCAAGAGCATTAGTACACTCTTTTAGATCAGAATTTGATGCAATAATCATTGGCGGAAACACATTAAGAAGAGATAATCCCCTTTTGACTACAAGAGGTTTAAAAAATCCTGAGCCTTTGCGAGTTGTGTTTACAAAAAGTTTAGACCTGCCAACAAAATCTAATCTTTGGGATTGTAATAAAGCAAAAACATTAGTTATTTATGATTCTTCAACTGCAAATGAAAGCTACCTTAATAGGATTCCAAAATCTGTTGAAATTGAAAAGGTATCATCAGATAATCCAGAGTTAATTTCAAAAATACTTGCTAAAAGGGGATGTAATAAAGTTTTGTGGGAATGTGGTCCTCGATTGGCTACTGCCGCAATTAAATCTAATTGTATTCAAGAAATTATAACTTTTATTGCTCCAAAAATTTTAGGAGGAGAAAATAGTATGAATCCCCTTGGGGATTTTGAGTTTGGAGAAATGCATGAAATTATTAAATTAAGCGAATCTCAGCATAGTTTGATTGGTGATGATATATGCGTTAAGGGTTCATTGAAAAATTAA
- a CDS encoding DUF3122 domain-containing protein has product MKKITKSNKNIFLKKILPLLLLLSFIFNPLKVSAEVTETEINGEFMNASSEFLRDLDFETWQLVAYKSPLFEDKLILRVIGYPGNLRIDHPTDLRVESGRKQWLLDDKTLLNVELANDRRQAAAEFDLDELIKNLDKNRPLRLSLSGVFSELPVPPFVVKEWRSLN; this is encoded by the coding sequence AAAAAATATTACCTTTACTTTTACTACTATCCTTTATTTTTAACCCATTAAAAGTATCCGCAGAAGTTACAGAAACAGAAATAAATGGGGAATTTATGAATGCCAGCAGTGAGTTTTTAAGAGATTTGGACTTTGAAACTTGGCAATTAGTTGCCTATAAATCACCTCTTTTTGAAGATAAATTGATCTTGAGAGTAATAGGATATCCAGGAAACCTTAGGATTGATCATCCCACTGACTTGAGGGTTGAATCAGGGAGAAAACAGTGGCTTTTAGATGATAAAACATTACTTAATGTTGAATTGGCAAATGATCGAAGACAAGCTGCAGCAGAATTCGATCTTGATGAATTGATTAAAAATTTAGATAAAAATAGACCATTAAGATTATCTTTGTCGGGAGTTTTTTCTGAGTTACCTGTTCCTCCTTTTGTTGTTAAAGAATGGAGATCATTAAACTGA